Proteins encoded by one window of Bryobacteraceae bacterium:
- a CDS encoding DUF1553 domain-containing protein, with protein MTRAGIACISMGAIALGAALAAPRYDPAKDDAWVAPRKNWWAFQKVARPEAPQLTDAWVRGPVDAFLLEAMRAKELTPARPLEPRAAARRLYLDLTGLPPSPEEADRFAANPTEAAWAALVDRLMASPRYAERWATRWLDVVRYADTNGYELDAERPQSWRYRDWVIRAFEQNKPYDRFVQEQIAGDEMFPGDKGALIATGFFRAGPQHVVGGNQDDEMNRQEVLVEMTTGVGATFLGLTIHCARCHNHKFDPIPQADYYRLQAVLAGTEGKEISLATDAEKAAYEEAKKAFEAKLKPIKDAIAEIEKPYRERLKEAKKAKLEPAYLAVLDIPKEQQTGEQKTLFKEASAQIKVSWDELVAALEPADKEKRAGLRRQMHRLEYEEPEAPMSAFAVANMDAVPPTHILKIGNHKMKLDEVGPGLLRVLDAPEVADTVAGRRTALARWLTSPDHPLTARVMVNRIWHLRMGRGLVPTLNDFGVLGARPTNRKLLDWLAAEFVASGWSIRHIDRLIVLASAYRMAPEFDEAKAKIDPDNNLYWRANRRRLEAEFIRDSVLSVSGALNPALYGKPVKVPLEPEVYDLIFTEGEPDNLWPVNLDPADFNRRTIYLLNKRTVRLPFLANFDQPDAMTSCPARPTSTHALQALSLMNSDLMREQSERFAARVEKECAKDGACFVKRAYRLALARDPRPEESAMAREFLDAGNARADFCLALLNRNEFAYLP; from the coding sequence ATGACGCGTGCAGGCATAGCGTGTATTTCAATGGGCGCCATCGCGCTCGGCGCCGCGTTGGCTGCTCCGCGGTACGATCCGGCCAAGGACGACGCGTGGGTGGCGCCGCGCAAGAACTGGTGGGCGTTCCAGAAGGTCGCCCGGCCGGAGGCGCCGCAACTCACCGATGCGTGGGTGCGCGGTCCCGTGGATGCCTTCCTTCTCGAAGCCATGCGAGCGAAGGAGTTGACGCCGGCCCGGCCGCTTGAGCCGCGTGCCGCCGCGCGCCGCCTATACCTCGATCTCACCGGCCTGCCTCCCTCGCCCGAGGAGGCCGACCGCTTCGCCGCCAACCCCACCGAAGCCGCATGGGCCGCGCTCGTGGACCGGCTGATGGCGTCGCCGCGGTACGCGGAGCGCTGGGCCACACGTTGGCTCGACGTGGTCCGCTATGCCGACACCAACGGCTACGAACTCGACGCCGAACGCCCGCAATCGTGGCGCTATCGCGATTGGGTGATCCGCGCCTTCGAGCAGAACAAGCCGTATGACCGGTTCGTGCAGGAGCAGATCGCCGGCGACGAGATGTTCCCCGGCGATAAGGGCGCGCTCATCGCCACCGGCTTTTTCCGCGCCGGGCCGCAGCACGTGGTCGGCGGAAATCAGGACGACGAGATGAACCGGCAGGAAGTGCTGGTGGAGATGACCACCGGCGTGGGCGCCACCTTCCTGGGCCTCACCATCCACTGCGCGCGCTGCCACAACCACAAGTTCGATCCGATTCCGCAGGCCGACTACTACCGCCTGCAGGCCGTCCTCGCCGGCACCGAAGGCAAGGAGATTTCGCTTGCCACCGACGCCGAGAAGGCCGCCTACGAAGAAGCGAAGAAGGCTTTCGAGGCGAAGCTGAAGCCGATCAAGGACGCCATTGCCGAAATCGAAAAGCCGTACCGCGAACGCCTCAAAGAGGCGAAGAAGGCGAAGCTCGAACCCGCCTATCTGGCCGTGCTCGATATTCCGAAGGAGCAGCAGACCGGCGAACAAAAGACGCTTTTCAAGGAAGCCTCGGCGCAGATTAAGGTGTCGTGGGACGAACTTGTCGCCGCGCTCGAACCCGCCGACAAGGAAAAGCGCGCCGGGTTGCGCCGGCAGATGCACCGCCTGGAGTACGAGGAGCCGGAAGCGCCGATGTCGGCTTTCGCCGTCGCCAACATGGACGCTGTTCCGCCGACACACATCCTGAAGATCGGCAATCACAAGATGAAGCTCGACGAGGTAGGCCCGGGGCTGCTTCGCGTACTCGACGCGCCGGAGGTCGCGGACACCGTAGCCGGCCGCCGCACCGCGCTCGCCCGGTGGCTCACGTCGCCCGATCATCCGCTTACCGCGCGCGTGATGGTGAACCGCATCTGGCACCTCCGCATGGGACGCGGCCTCGTGCCCACGCTGAACGACTTCGGCGTCCTGGGCGCGCGTCCGACGAATCGCAAGCTGCTCGATTGGCTCGCCGCCGAGTTCGTCGCGAGCGGCTGGTCGATCCGCCACATCGATCGCCTCATTGTGCTTGCGAGCGCCTACCGCATGGCCCCCGAGTTCGACGAAGCGAAGGCGAAGATCGACCCCGACAACAACCTCTACTGGCGCGCCAATCGCCGGCGGCTGGAAGCCGAGTTCATTCGCGACTCCGTCCTTTCCGTGAGCGGCGCGCTGAATCCCGCCCTCTACGGCAAGCCGGTCAAGGTGCCGTTGGAGCCCGAAGTCTACGACCTGATCTTCACCGAGGGCGAACCGGACAACCTCTGGCCCGTGAACCTCGACCCCGCTGACTTCAACCGCCGCACCATCTACCTGCTCAACAAGCGGACCGTGCGGCTGCCGTTCCTCGCCAACTTCGATCAGCCGGACGCGATGACGTCGTGCCCGGCGCGCCCCACGTCCACGCATGCCCTGCAGGCGCTTTCGCTGATGAACAGTGATCTGATGCGGGAGCAATCCGAGCGCTTCGCCGCGCGCGTGGAAAAAGAGTGCGCCAAGGATGGCGCCTGCTTCGTGAAGCGCGCCTACCGGCTGGCGCTGGCGCGCGATCCCCGGCCCGAGGAATCCGCCATGGCCCGCGAGTTTCTGGACGCCGGCAACGCCCGCGCCGACTTTTGCCTCGCGCTGCTCAATCGCAACGAATTTGCGTACCTTCCGTAG
- a CDS encoding TonB-dependent receptor — translation MKLTAFRYAAAMIAAFAPLMAQEFRASVSGAVTDAQGALVPGASIEVKNLETNVTVSTVTNDGGSYVAPFVPPGRYSVTVSANGFKRAFRDNVELRVSDRIRIDFQLEVGAIAEQVTVSVAAELLETTTASKGQVIDSAKVRDLPLLGRNPFLLASLSTGVQYTPTRQSRSNRPFDNGGMDSFSMNGGRQFSNEFLLDGVPDTNTETTGPTNLSFVPSPDATEEFKVQTNTYDAQYGRTGGGVVNVSLKSGTNRLHGAAYHYFRNDKLNANAFESNAAGFGRSAFRWNQPGFEIDGPVWLPKVYDGRDKTFFMFSWEKIKSKIPLPQTYTVPTTAQRSGDFSQTLQANGQPILIYDPATTASAGGTNTRQPFAGNRIPAARFDPVSAKILDFIPVPTQPGNAQGFFNLVASPNPVSDEYDQFVTRVDQSLGNKHKFFSRYVRGNRHEVNSDAGFRHEAAPWYKHWRTNQGGNFDLTSTLSPTLVSSLRVGYIRHQFAIQQYGEGFDPKTLGFPAQAVDPLPRKFFPRVVYTDYTAFGPQRSTGSEFTFSDTWSAAETLNKVIGAHTVKFGAEWRLLLNNQDRPTSSFARFDFDRRYTQRDPLRGDAASGNSFASLLLGVPFSGTSDRNASPAYRNNYWVVFFQDDWRVSRKLTLNLGLRWDYEAPLSERYNRQNGGFDTTSPSPFKAPGLDLRGGLLFTSDANRQPFQRDLNNLQPRVGVAYQISEKTVFRGGYGITYLPTFDTGFNNGFSVVTDYVATVDNHISPSGRWSNPFPDGYLTPVGSSQGLGTLVGRGFSFGAPSRTIPFVHQYSFGLQHELPWRVLVDASYVGSRTGDLQTAKGINEISAQQLALGATELNRQVANPFQGLLPGTPYNGATVPRRQLLRPFPQFASITQDRNSVGKVWYDSFQLRVEKRMSSGVHLLASYTLSKAIEAVGYLNAQDSFSSLAKVLTSVDAPQRLVLSGGWELPFFKGQRNLKGQVFGGWSFTGIATLQSGQPISTPGGAYSSGVDPRIDNPARARWFNPCSVNTAGVRQNCATASDPVAFIQQPPDTLRTLSTRFPNIRNRREPVMDFSVFKAFPITETVRLQFRAESFNITNTPWFGNPNTTLGSSAFGVVTPSQANDPRNVQLALRLMW, via the coding sequence ATGAAGCTGACCGCGTTTCGCTACGCCGCCGCAATGATTGCGGCATTCGCGCCCCTGATGGCGCAGGAGTTCCGGGCTTCGGTATCCGGAGCGGTTACAGACGCGCAGGGCGCACTTGTGCCTGGAGCGTCGATCGAGGTGAAGAACCTCGAAACCAACGTAACCGTCTCGACTGTAACCAACGACGGAGGCAGCTACGTGGCGCCGTTCGTACCGCCGGGCCGCTACTCGGTTACCGTATCCGCCAACGGTTTCAAGCGGGCGTTCCGCGACAACGTCGAACTTCGTGTGAGCGATCGGATTCGGATCGACTTCCAACTCGAGGTAGGCGCAATCGCCGAACAGGTTACCGTCTCCGTTGCCGCCGAGCTGCTCGAAACCACCACGGCCTCCAAGGGCCAGGTGATCGACTCGGCGAAGGTGCGGGACCTCCCGCTGCTGGGCCGCAATCCGTTTCTGCTCGCTTCCCTCTCCACCGGCGTCCAGTACACGCCTACGCGCCAGAGCCGATCCAACCGCCCGTTCGACAACGGCGGCATGGACAGCTTTTCGATGAACGGCGGGCGCCAGTTCTCGAATGAGTTCCTGCTCGACGGGGTGCCCGACACCAATACCGAGACCACGGGCCCGACCAACCTGAGCTTTGTGCCCTCGCCGGACGCGACCGAGGAGTTCAAGGTACAGACGAATACCTACGACGCGCAGTACGGCCGCACCGGCGGCGGCGTGGTGAACGTCAGCTTGAAGAGCGGCACGAATCGGCTTCACGGCGCGGCGTATCACTACTTTCGCAACGACAAGCTCAATGCGAACGCGTTCGAATCGAACGCGGCGGGCTTCGGGCGGAGCGCCTTCCGGTGGAACCAGCCGGGGTTCGAAATCGACGGCCCGGTGTGGCTCCCCAAAGTGTACGACGGCCGCGACAAGACGTTTTTCATGTTTTCGTGGGAAAAGATCAAGAGTAAGATTCCGCTCCCGCAGACTTACACAGTCCCCACCACGGCCCAGCGCAGCGGCGACTTCTCCCAGACGCTCCAAGCCAATGGCCAGCCGATTCTCATCTACGATCCGGCGACGACGGCATCGGCCGGCGGCACAAACACGCGGCAGCCGTTCGCCGGCAACCGCATTCCGGCCGCCCGATTCGACCCGGTCTCGGCGAAGATCCTCGACTTCATCCCGGTTCCCACGCAGCCGGGCAACGCGCAGGGTTTTTTCAATCTGGTGGCGAGCCCGAACCCGGTGAGCGATGAGTATGACCAGTTCGTCACCCGCGTGGACCAATCGCTCGGCAACAAGCATAAGTTCTTCTCGCGCTACGTCCGCGGCAACCGGCACGAGGTGAACAGCGACGCCGGCTTCCGCCACGAAGCCGCCCCGTGGTACAAGCACTGGCGCACGAACCAGGGCGGTAACTTCGACCTGACTTCCACCCTGAGCCCGACGCTGGTTTCCTCGCTCCGCGTCGGCTATATCCGGCACCAGTTCGCGATTCAGCAGTACGGCGAAGGGTTCGATCCGAAGACGCTCGGGTTCCCGGCGCAGGCCGTGGATCCGCTGCCACGGAAGTTCTTCCCGCGCGTGGTGTACACGGACTATACTGCGTTCGGTCCGCAGCGGAGCACGGGCAGCGAGTTCACGTTCAGCGACACGTGGTCCGCGGCGGAGACCCTGAACAAGGTGATCGGCGCGCATACGGTCAAGTTCGGCGCCGAGTGGAGGCTGCTGTTGAACAATCAGGATCGGCCGACGTCGTCGTTCGCGCGATTCGACTTCGACCGCCGCTACACGCAGCGCGACCCGCTTCGCGGCGACGCGGCTTCCGGAAACTCGTTCGCGTCGCTGCTGCTCGGCGTCCCTTTCTCGGGCACGTCGGACCGGAACGCGTCGCCTGCCTACCGGAACAACTACTGGGTGGTCTTCTTTCAGGACGACTGGCGTGTGAGCCGCAAGCTGACGCTGAATCTCGGCCTGCGCTGGGACTACGAGGCGCCGCTCAGCGAGCGCTACAACCGGCAGAACGGCGGTTTCGACACTACCTCGCCGAGCCCTTTCAAGGCTCCGGGGCTCGACCTCCGCGGCGGCCTGCTCTTCACGAGCGACGCCAACCGGCAACCCTTCCAGCGCGACCTGAACAATCTGCAGCCGCGCGTCGGCGTGGCCTACCAGATTTCGGAGAAGACGGTGTTCCGCGGCGGCTACGGCATCACCTATCTGCCGACGTTCGATACGGGCTTCAACAACGGCTTCAGCGTGGTGACCGACTACGTGGCCACGGTGGATAACCACATCTCTCCTTCGGGCCGCTGGAGCAATCCGTTTCCCGACGGCTACCTGACGCCGGTGGGCAGCAGCCAGGGGCTTGGGACGCTGGTGGGCCGCGGCTTTTCCTTCGGCGCGCCGAGCCGGACGATCCCGTTCGTGCACCAATATTCGTTCGGCCTGCAGCATGAGCTGCCGTGGCGCGTGCTCGTGGATGCGTCCTACGTCGGCAGCCGTACGGGCGATCTGCAAACGGCGAAGGGGATCAACGAGATCAGCGCGCAGCAACTCGCGCTCGGCGCCACGGAGTTGAACCGGCAGGTGGCGAATCCGTTTCAGGGTCTGCTCCCCGGCACGCCCTACAACGGGGCGACGGTACCGCGCCGCCAGCTTCTGCGCCCGTTCCCGCAGTTCGCCAGCATCACGCAGGATCGCAATTCGGTGGGCAAGGTCTGGTACGACTCGTTCCAGCTCCGTGTGGAGAAGCGCATGTCCAGCGGCGTGCACTTGCTGGCGAGCTACACGCTCTCCAAGGCGATCGAGGCCGTAGGATACCTGAACGCGCAGGACAGCTTCTCGAGCCTCGCCAAGGTGCTGACCTCGGTGGACGCGCCGCAGCGGCTGGTGCTGAGCGGCGGATGGGAGTTGCCGTTCTTCAAGGGCCAGCGGAATCTGAAGGGCCAGGTGTTCGGCGGATGGTCCTTCACCGGAATCGCGACGCTGCAATCGGGCCAGCCGATTTCAACGCCGGGCGGCGCCTACTCTTCCGGGGTTGACCCGAGGATCGACAACCCAGCGCGCGCGCGCTGGTTCAATCCGTGCAGCGTGAACACGGCCGGCGTGCGCCAGAACTGCGCCACGGCGAGCGACCCCGTGGCGTTCATCCAGCAGCCGCCGGACACGCTGCGCACGCTCAGCACGCGCTTCCCGAACATCCGCAACCGGCGTGAACCGGTGATGGATTTCTCCGTCTTCAAGGCGTTCCCGATCACGGAGACGGTGCGGCTCCAGTTCCGGGCCGAGTCATTCAACATCACCAATACGCCTTGGTTTGGGAACCCGAACACGACGCTCGGTTCGTCGGCGTTCGGCGTGGTGACGCCGTCGCAAGCCAACGATCCGCGGAACGTTCAGCTTGCGCTGCGGCTGATGTGGTAG
- a CDS encoding cytochrome c peroxidase has translation MKIATMIGIGAAAGLVWIAAAQQEHHSMEHGHGKGGMRHGPMSMMGTLPEEVGAAGRDLSSARIDLGRMLYYDPRLSSGRDVSCNSCHPLDKYGVDGKARSSGHKGQLGGRNAPTVYNAAGHVAQFWDGRAADVEEQAKGPVMNPVEMAMSSPADVEKTLQSIPGYVKAFRKAFPGEKDPVTFDNMAIAIGAFERKLVTPSRWDRWLKGDSGALSAEEMDGWHVFHMAGCQTCHSGPFAGGQVYRKLGQVHGYPDLNDAGRFDVTKKEEDRGVFKVPSLRNVAKTGPWFHDGSITSLEDAIRLMAHHQLGRELTSAEVRSLVAFLNSLTGDLPRGYIRPPKLPADGM, from the coding sequence ATGAAAATCGCAACGATGATCGGGATTGGAGCGGCCGCCGGGCTGGTGTGGATCGCCGCGGCGCAGCAGGAACATCATTCGATGGAGCACGGGCACGGAAAGGGCGGGATGCGGCACGGCCCGATGAGCATGATGGGGACGCTGCCGGAAGAGGTGGGGGCGGCGGGACGGGACCTTTCGAGCGCGCGCATCGATCTCGGGAGAATGCTGTACTACGATCCGCGCCTTTCCTCCGGCCGGGATGTTTCGTGCAACTCGTGCCATCCGTTGGACAAGTACGGCGTGGACGGGAAGGCGCGTTCGAGCGGACACAAGGGGCAGCTTGGCGGGCGCAACGCGCCAACGGTGTACAACGCGGCGGGGCACGTGGCGCAGTTTTGGGACGGGCGCGCGGCGGATGTGGAAGAACAGGCCAAGGGTCCGGTGATGAACCCGGTGGAAATGGCGATGTCGTCGCCGGCCGACGTGGAAAAGACGCTGCAATCGATCCCGGGGTATGTGAAAGCCTTCCGGAAAGCGTTTCCGGGCGAGAAGGATCCGGTTACGTTCGATAACATGGCGATCGCGATCGGGGCTTTCGAGCGGAAGCTGGTTACGCCATCGCGGTGGGACCGGTGGCTGAAAGGCGATAGCGGCGCGCTTTCGGCGGAGGAAATGGACGGCTGGCACGTGTTCCACATGGCCGGCTGCCAGACCTGCCACAGCGGCCCGTTTGCGGGAGGCCAGGTCTACCGGAAGTTGGGCCAGGTGCATGGATACCCGGACCTGAATGACGCGGGGCGGTTCGACGTCACCAAGAAGGAGGAGGACCGGGGGGTGTTCAAGGTTCCGTCGTTGCGGAATGTGGCGAAGACCGGGCCGTGGTTCCACGATGGATCCATCACCTCGCTCGAGGACGCCATCCGGCTGATGGCGCATCACCAGTTGGGGCGCGAACTTACGAGCGCCGAAGTGCGATCCCTGGTGGCGTTTCTGAATTCGCTGACCGGCGATCTTCCGCGCGGCTACATCCGGCCGCCGAAGCTTCCCGCCGACGGGATGTAA
- a CDS encoding enolase C-terminal domain-like protein, which produces MPAPTITGLTVRPVRVPMPDPHRTASGAVAESPLVLVYVHTSEGVTGRAVVFTYTPSALAPTAAMAANLEPLVQGETLAPAAVTNKLAARFRLLGTQGLTGMALAGLDMAMWDAFSRLHQLSLAEQLGGVQRPIPAYGAVGYDGPAESARVSARWAERGFRAVKAKIGYPTIAEDLEVIRAIRSATGPSMTILVDYNQSLTPVAAVERLRALEGEGLGWVEEPTLAHDFAGHARIAGEIATPIQCGENWWGPGDVRAAIAASASDYVMLDVMKIGGVTGWLAASALCAAANIPVSSHLWPEISTQLLSVTPTAHWLEYCDWWHAITLEPIAVRDGMAIPEALGAGVDFDEGAVRRFLVT; this is translated from the coding sequence ATGCCCGCACCCACGATCACCGGACTCACGGTTCGCCCCGTCCGCGTGCCGATGCCGGATCCGCATCGCACCGCCAGCGGCGCCGTTGCCGAATCACCCCTGGTTCTGGTTTATGTCCACACGAGTGAGGGCGTCACCGGTCGCGCCGTGGTGTTCACATACACCCCGTCGGCGTTGGCTCCCACCGCCGCGATGGCCGCCAATCTGGAGCCGCTGGTGCAAGGCGAGACGCTGGCGCCCGCCGCGGTAACAAACAAGCTTGCGGCCAGATTCCGCCTGCTCGGCACGCAGGGCCTCACGGGAATGGCGCTTGCCGGCCTCGACATGGCCATGTGGGACGCCTTCTCCCGCTTGCACCAGTTGTCGCTCGCCGAACAGCTCGGCGGCGTCCAGAGGCCCATCCCCGCGTATGGCGCCGTTGGCTACGACGGCCCGGCTGAGTCCGCTCGCGTCTCCGCTCGTTGGGCCGAGCGCGGCTTCCGCGCCGTCAAGGCCAAGATCGGCTATCCGACCATCGCCGAAGACCTCGAAGTCATCCGCGCCATCCGGTCCGCCACCGGCCCGTCGATGACCATTCTCGTCGACTACAACCAATCGCTGACGCCCGTCGCCGCGGTCGAGCGCCTGCGTGCTCTCGAGGGCGAGGGCCTCGGCTGGGTCGAAGAGCCCACCCTCGCGCACGACTTTGCCGGCCACGCCCGGATCGCCGGCGAAATCGCAACCCCGATTCAGTGCGGGGAAAACTGGTGGGGGCCCGGCGATGTTCGCGCCGCCATCGCTGCTAGCGCCTCCGACTACGTCATGCTCGACGTCATGAAAATCGGCGGCGTCACCGGGTGGCTCGCTGCTTCGGCGCTCTGCGCCGCCGCCAATATCCCCGTATCCAGCCACCTCTGGCCGGAAATCAGCACCCAGTTGCTCTCCGTCACGCCCACCGCGCATTGGCTCGAATATTGCGACTGGTGGCACGCCATCACTCTCGAACCCATCGCCGTCCGCGACGGCATGGCCATTCCCGAAGCCCTCGGCGCCGGCGTCGACTTCGACGAAGGTGCCGTTCGCCGCTTTCTGGTAACCTGA
- a CDS encoding glycosyl hydrolase, which translates to MRLLPLLLAAAAFAPAQDSEKPAGPSYQGLRFRLIGPAVASGRVTSFAVNPANPAHFFAGVGSGGVWKTENAGATWTPVFDNEGSYSIGTVVMDPSDTNVVWVGAGENNAQRSVGYGDGVYRSNDGGRTWRNTGLKQSAHIGRIAIDPRDSNVVYAAAQGPLWSPGGERGLYKTTDGGQSWTRVLEIDENTGVTDVIVDPADPDTLIAASWQRRRHVYTLINGGPGSALHKSTDGGKTWRKLRTGLPAEQMGRIGLAWSPAKAGLVYARIEAADGAGGVFRSLDGGESWEKRNPFDEGAMYYGQIIADPKDPDRVFVMNTYARISDDGGKTLRNLGDLHRHIDTHTVWVDPANTAHLLTGCDGGIYESWDRGALWQFKANLPITQFYRITADTAAPFYTVCGGTQDNNTLCGPARTRSINGIVNADWWVVTGGDGFHVKVDPADRMTVYAESQYGGLVRYDRRTGERIAIAPVEAPGDPPLRWNWDSPLMISPHNPHRLYFAANRLYRSDDRGDSWRPVSGDLTRAIDRNQLPVMGRVWEPDAIAKNTSTSLYSNITALAESPKKEGVLYVGADDGRIQATLDGGAAWRAIDSVGAVPDRTYVSVLAASSHDEATVYAGFDNHKNGDFKPYLYRSRDNGATWESIAASLPENGPVLAFAEDPVNRQLLFAGTEFGLFFTTDGGAAWTRLRGGLPTIAVRDIAIQRQQCDLIVGTFGRGIYILDDYAALRTAGNTELEKAALLFPVRDGLQYVEQRPLGGVGKGWQGESYYAAPNPPAGVPITYYLKDPIRTARERRHEAEKEAAKKGETIGYPPLDELTKEAREEAPAILIEIADAAGKVVRRIEGPVTAGFHRVDWDLRAPLPAIPGPRRPDDYSPPPAGPFVRPGRYTATMYRRVDGVTTAYGLSQPFDVTGANAAAVSFHEQVSDLSRAMTGATAAIRAANERLDAIDKAIDHSAAPLDLRERAARLRERIRVIGVALSGDPEIGRRQENQPPSLADRLGYVRGGLASTLSTPTATQRENEKIVRAGLSTQGRTLRRLIDTDLRKLEDDLDRAGVAPTPGRLPPVR; encoded by the coding sequence ATGAGATTACTGCCGCTCCTCCTTGCCGCCGCCGCCTTCGCTCCAGCTCAGGACTCTGAGAAGCCCGCCGGCCCGTCCTACCAGGGCCTGCGCTTCCGCCTCATCGGCCCCGCCGTCGCCTCCGGCCGTGTCACCTCGTTCGCCGTCAATCCCGCGAATCCCGCACATTTCTTCGCCGGCGTCGGTTCCGGCGGCGTTTGGAAAACCGAGAACGCCGGCGCCACGTGGACTCCGGTCTTCGATAACGAAGGTTCGTATTCCATCGGTACCGTTGTGATGGACCCGAGCGACACCAACGTCGTCTGGGTCGGCGCCGGTGAGAACAACGCCCAGCGCAGCGTCGGCTACGGCGACGGCGTCTATCGCTCCAACGACGGCGGACGCACCTGGCGCAATACCGGACTCAAGCAATCGGCGCACATTGGCCGCATCGCCATCGATCCCCGGGACTCGAACGTCGTCTACGCCGCCGCGCAGGGTCCGCTATGGTCCCCGGGCGGCGAGCGAGGCTTGTACAAAACCACCGACGGCGGCCAGTCGTGGACGCGCGTCCTCGAGATCGATGAAAACACCGGCGTCACCGATGTCATCGTGGACCCGGCCGATCCCGACACCCTCATCGCGGCAAGCTGGCAGCGCCGCCGCCACGTCTACACGCTCATCAACGGCGGCCCCGGTTCGGCCCTGCACAAGTCCACTGACGGCGGCAAGACATGGCGCAAGCTCCGCACAGGGCTTCCCGCCGAACAAATGGGCCGCATCGGGCTCGCCTGGTCTCCAGCCAAAGCCGGCTTGGTCTACGCCAGGATCGAAGCCGCCGACGGCGCTGGCGGCGTCTTCCGCTCCCTCGACGGCGGCGAATCCTGGGAGAAGCGCAACCCCTTCGACGAAGGCGCCATGTACTACGGCCAGATCATCGCCGACCCCAAGGACCCCGACCGCGTCTTCGTGATGAACACCTACGCCCGCATCTCCGACGATGGCGGCAAAACGCTCCGCAACCTCGGCGACCTGCACCGGCATATCGATACCCACACGGTCTGGGTGGACCCCGCCAACACCGCCCACCTCCTCACCGGCTGCGACGGCGGCATCTACGAATCCTGGGATCGCGGCGCGCTCTGGCAGTTCAAGGCGAACCTGCCCATCACGCAGTTCTACCGCATCACCGCCGACACGGCCGCGCCTTTCTACACCGTGTGCGGCGGCACGCAGGACAACAACACCCTGTGCGGCCCGGCGCGCACCCGCTCCATCAACGGCATCGTCAACGCCGATTGGTGGGTGGTCACCGGCGGCGACGGATTCCACGTGAAAGTCGACCCCGCCGATCGGATGACCGTCTACGCTGAATCGCAGTATGGAGGCTTGGTCCGCTACGACCGCCGGACCGGCGAACGCATCGCCATCGCGCCCGTCGAAGCGCCCGGAGATCCGCCCCTGCGCTGGAACTGGGATTCGCCGCTCATGATCAGCCCGCACAATCCGCACCGCCTCTACTTCGCGGCGAACCGGCTGTACCGCTCCGATGACCGCGGCGACTCCTGGCGCCCCGTCAGCGGCGACCTCACTCGCGCCATCGACCGGAATCAGCTCCCCGTCATGGGCCGCGTCTGGGAGCCCGACGCGATTGCGAAGAACACGTCCACTTCGCTCTATTCGAACATCACTGCGCTGGCCGAGTCGCCAAAGAAGGAAGGCGTGCTCTACGTGGGCGCCGACGACGGGCGGATTCAAGCCACGCTGGATGGCGGCGCCGCATGGCGCGCCATCGACAGCGTCGGCGCCGTGCCCGACCGCACCTACGTCTCCGTTCTCGCGGCCTCCTCTCACGACGAAGCCACCGTCTACGCTGGCTTCGACAACCACAAGAACGGCGACTTCAAGCCGTACCTCTACCGCAGCCGCGACAACGGCGCCACCTGGGAGTCCATCGCCGCCAGCCTCCCGGAGAACGGCCCCGTGCTCGCTTTCGCGGAAGATCCCGTGAATCGGCAATTGCTGTTCGCCGGCACTGAATTCGGCCTGTTCTTCACCACCGATGGCGGCGCCGCCTGGACCCGCCTCCGCGGCGGGCTGCCCACCATCGCCGTCCGCGACATCGCCATCCAGCGCCAGCAATGCGACCTCATCGTCGGAACCTTCGGCCGCGGCATCTACATCCTCGACGACTACGCCGCCTTGCGCACCGCCGGCAACACCGAGCTCGAAAAAGCGGCGCTGCTGTTCCCCGTGCGCGACGGGCTGCAATACGTGGAGCAGCGTCCATTGGGCGGCGTCGGTAAAGGCTGGCAGGGCGAGAGTTACTACGCCGCTCCCAATCCGCCCGCCGGTGTGCCCATCACTTATTATCTGAAGGACCCCATCCGCACCGCCAGGGAGCGCCGTCACGAAGCCGAGAAAGAAGCGGCGAAGAAAGGCGAGACCATCGGCTATCCGCCGCTCGATGAACTCACCAAGGAGGCCAGGGAGGAAGCCCCCGCCATCCTGATCGAGATCGCTGACGCCGCGGGCAAGGTCGTTCGGCGCATTGAGGGTCCGGTCACCGCCGGGTTCCATCGCGTCGATTGGGACCTTCGCGCGCCGCTTCCGGCCATTCCTGGTCCCCGCCGCCCCGACGATTATTCCCCGCCGCCCGCCGGCCCCTTCGTCCGGCCGGGCAGATACACAGCCACGATGTACCGCCGCGTCGACGGCGTCACCACCGCGTATGGACTGTCGCAGCCGTTCGACGTCACCGGAGCGAACGCCGCCGCCGTTTCCTTCCACGAACAAGTCAGCGATTTGAGCCGCGCGATGACGGGCGCCACCGCCGCCATCCGCGCCGCGAACGAACGTCTCGATGCCATCGACAAAGCCATCGATCATTCCGCCGCGCCGCTCGATTTGCGTGAGCGGGCCGCCCGGTTGCGGGAACGCATCCGCGTGATTGGTGTCGCGCTGTCCGGAGACCCCGAGATCGGCCGCCGTCAGGAAAACCAACCGCCCTCGCTCGCTGATCGTCTCGGCTACGTGCGCGGCGGCCTCGCGAGCACGCTCTCCACGCCCACAGCCACCCAGCGCGAGAACGAGAAAATCGTGCGCGCCGGCCTCTCCACGCAGGGGCGGACGCTCCGCCGCCTCATCGATACCGATTTGCGCAAGCTCGAAGACGACCTTGATCGCGCCGGAGTCGCGCCCACGCCCGGCCGCCTCCCCCCCGTCAGGTAA